The Candidatus Denitrolinea symbiosum DNA window AGGAGTTCGACAACCTGCGCGGCAAGCCGCATCGCTGCGGCGTGAACGGCGAATGTACGCGCTTCCTCGAACTCTGGAACAACGTCTTCATTCAATATAACCGCTTCGAGGACGGACGTCTCGAGCCGCTCCCCGCCAAACACGTGGACACGGGCATGGGCTTCGAGCGCATCGTCGCCGTGCTGCAGGGCGTAGACTCCAACTATAAGACCGACATTTTCGCGGGCGTGCTCGAAGTCCTGCGCGGACTCACCGGCCACAGCGAGGCGCAAATGCTGGCGGACTTCACGCCCTATCGCGTCATCGCGGACCACGTCCGCTCGGCGGCTTTTCTCATCGCCGACGGCGTCGTCCCGGGCAACGCGGGACGCAACTACGTCACCCGCATGTTGATCCGCCGGGCGGCGCGCTTCGGGACGAAGATCGGCCTCCATGAACCCTTCCTCGCCAGGGCGGCGGAGGCCGTCATCGCGCAGTATGGCGACTTCTATTCCGAACTTCAAAAGAGCCGGGCTTCGATCCTGGATTATTTGACGCGGGAGGAAGTCCGCTTCGCGCGGACGCTCGAGACCGGCACGGCGCACCTGGAGTCTCTCCTGCTCAAATTGAGCGCCCAGCAAACCGCCGTCCAATGGGCAATCGAGGCTGGCGATCCGTCCGAGAAACATGCCGACCGGTTGAAGTCCGCGCGCGTTTTGGACGGACACGACGCGTTCGAACTCTACGCTACTTACGGCCTCCCGTTTGAAATCTCCCGCGACATCGCCCGTGAACACGACCTCGACGTGGACGAAAAGGGATTCGTCGAAGCGCGGGAGGAGCACAGCAAGGCCTCGGGCGGCGGCAAGGCCATGGGCAAACTCGGCGGGGAGGATTCGGAATATTTCGCCGGCATCTTGAAAGACCTGCAGGCCAAAGGCAAACTCGGGAAGGACGGCGTCGAATACGACCCGTACAATTCCCTGCGCGTTGAGGGAGAAGTCCTCGCCCTGGTTGTGGACGGCGTCTCAAAGGAGACCGCCGAGCTCGACGATCAGGTCGAAGTGATCCTGCCCAAGACAGGCTTTTACATCGAAGCGGGCGGGCAGGTGAACGACACGGGTTTTATTCGTCGTCTCTCTTCGCCTTCTGGGGGAGATGGTTGGGAGATCGAAGTCTCCGCCATGCGACGCCCGGCCGCGGGCGTGATCACGCATGTGGGGACGGTCATTTCGGGACGCCCGAAGGTGGGCGACAAAGCCGCGGCCGAGGTGGACGCGGCGCGGCGTCACGACATCATGCGAAATCACACCGCCACGCACCTGCTCCACAAGGCGTTGCAGGAGACGCTGGGCGACCAGGCGAAGCAGGCCGGTTCGCTCGTCGCGCCGACGCATCTGCGCTTCGACTTTAACCATCCGGTCGCGATGACGCCCGAACAGGTGGAGCGCGTCGAGCGGATGGTCAACGAGGCGGTCGCGGCCGACTTGCTCGTTCAAAAGGAGACCAAGTCCCTGGACGAGGCGAAGAAGGAAGGCGCGATGGCGCTCTTCGGCGAGAAGTACGGCGAGACCGTCCGCACGATCTCGATCATGGAAGACGATCACGACAAATATTCCTACGAACTGTGCGGCGGCACGCATCTCGAGCGCACGTCCGACGTCGGCGCGTTCGTCATCGTCAGCGAGGGATCGGTGGCCGCGAACGTCCGCCGCATCGAGGCCGTGACGGGCCGCGGCGCGTACCGGCTGATGGCTCAGCGCAACAAGGCGCTCAACCAGGCGGCGAGCGCGTTGAAGGTCGCCGTGGATGAAGTCCCCGCGAAGGTGGAGGATTTGCAGGACGAGGTCTCGGAGTTGAAGAAGGAACTTGCTGAACTGCGCGCGCGGCAGGCCCTCGCCGCGTTCGACCTGCAACTTTCCAATGTCCAGACCGTGAAGGACGTGCACGTCCTGGCGGTGGACATCCCGGATTCCAACGCCGAGGCGCTGCGGATGCTGGCCGATAAATTCCGCGAGAAATATCCCGTCGGCGGCGCGGTGGTGCTGTCCACGGGCAACATTCTGGCGGGAGGATCCACCGTCATCGCGGTGGTGACCGAAGACCTCGTCAAACGGGGGATCAAGGCTGGGGATTTGATCGCCAGTCTGGGCGGCAAAGGCGGCGGACGTCCCAACATGGCGCAGGGAAGCCTGCCCCGCGAGCAGATTCGGGAGGCGTTCTCCAAACTGGCGAAGGCGCTGTCCGAAAAATTGAAGTGAGGCGCTGGGGGCGAAAGAACTTCCCGCGTTTGAGACAGGAATCCGAAAGTTCTACTTTCGGATTCTTTTTTTCGAAGTAGAACTTCGAGATTCCTGTTGGAACTTCGAGATTCCTGTTGGAACTTCGAGATTCCAGAAAATCAGAGAACCGACGATGAATTCAGGGGATGGGGTTTTTCAGGATGATTCCGCCAAACGGCTCCAGGGTGCAGATGCCGCCGGCGGCGCGGTCGTTCTCGTTCAACTTGAAGAGGCAGTCCCCGTCCGCGCAGGGGAATTGGACTGGGGCGCGGTCGAAGTTGAGCAGGATGTGGACCCGCTCGTCTCCCGAAACTCTGGCGTACCCGAGGACGTTCGACGGGAGAGATTCGATCAAGTTCAGCGAACCAGCATGGAGCGCTGTTTCTCGCGAGCGAAGTTTCAGCAGCCCGCGGACGGCGTTCCACTGCGAGGCCTCGTCCCCGATTTGCGCGGCCGCGTTGACCTCCCGATGATTCGGGTGGACGGGCAGCCACGTCTTTTTGGCGGAGGAGAATCCCGCCTCCCGCGTCGCGTCCCACTGCATCGGCGTCCGCGCTTCGTCGCGGTTGATGGTCAGCCCGAGCAGATCGAAGACGAAGCGCGGGATGTATTTGTATTTGTGGGGGACCGGGTCGAGCGCCGAGGCGAAGGGCATGGTCAGGTCGGTCATGCCGATCTCCTCGCCGTAGTACATGCAGGGGACGCCGCGCGCGGTGAGTTGGAATATGGCGAGCAGCTTTGCCTTGCGGACGTCGCCGCCGAGCCGGGTCATGCTGCGGCGCCGGTCGTGGTTGCTGAAGACGTAGACCGGCATGAACGGGTCGGGGTAGGCCGCTTCGAGGTCCAGGAGGAGGCGGCGGAAGTAGTCGGCGTCGAAGCGGAAGTTCAGCATCGCGAAGTCGAAGACGAGAGTCAGGCCGTCGTTGCGCGTCCCGCCGAGGTATTTGCGGATCGTCGCCCGGCTTCCGCTCACCTCGCCGAGGGAGAGTCTTTCGCCGAACTCGTCGCAAACGGCGCGGAATTCCCTGGCGAACTCGAAACTTTCGGGCAGGTTGAGATTGTATTTTGCCTGCTGGAAAAATCCCGAGGGGTCGTTTTCGGTGGGGATGAACCGAGGCGAGAACGGGTTGTCGCGGAACGCTTCGTCTTTGTAGATGGCGTTGAACACGTCGAGGCGGAATCCGTCCACGCCTTTGGCGAGCCAGAAGCGGACGGTGTCGAGCATGATCCGCTTCACTTCGGGGTTGCGGTAATTCAGGTCGGGCTGGAAGGACAGAAAACTCGCCCAGTAATACTGCCCGCGTTCGGGGGCGTAATACCAGCCGCTGCCGCCGGGCAGACTGTTCCAATTGGTCGGTTTGTCGCGCCAGATGTACCAGTCCGCTTTGGGATTGTCGCGCGAGGCGCGCGATTCCCTGAACCAGGGATGCTCGTCCGAAGTGTGATTCATCACCATGTCGAAGACGATCCGCATCCCGCGTTTGTGGACTTCTTCGATGAGTTCCAGCGCGTCGTCGAGCGTTCCGTATTCGGGGGCGACGTTTCGGTAGTCGGAAATGTCGTAGCCGAAGTCGCGCTGCGGCGACGTGAAGAACGGCGAGAGCCAGACGGACTCGAAACCCAACTCCTTGACGTAATCCAGTTTTTGAATCACGCCGCGCAGGTCGCCGACGCCGTCGCCGTTGGAGTCGAAGAACGAGCGGGGATAGATTTGATAGATGGTCGTTTTGTGGTACCAGGGCGTCATAAATAGACTCCTTCGGAAATAAAATTCCTGGCCGCGAATTTCACGAATGCGCGCAAATTTCCCATGATTTTTTCGCGAAATTCGCGTTATTCGCGGTAGAAACAGGGATGCCGACGTTAAATCAATTGTAGCCGATTTCCAATACGCCAGTTTCATTTATAATCCCTGTCAGTCAAAGGAGACAAAATGAAAAACTTACGTAAACTTCTCGTTACGCTTCCGGTCCTGGCCTTTATCCTTGCGTGCCAGACGGTGACCCGTCCGCTGGACCAGGCCAAGGACACGGCCAGCGCTGCCGCCGCGTTCGCGACGCAGGCGGGATCGTTTGTGACGCAGGCTTCGGGATTCGCGACGGAGATCGCCCCGTTCGAGACGCTCATGCCGAATCCCTCGGCCATGCCGGAACTTCCCAGCGGCAACCCGCTCGATCCCAAGTCGCCTCCGCTTTCGGAGTGGAAGGGCATTCCCATCATGCCGCAGGCCAGCGCGGGCGAGGAACTCGAAGGCATGTATACGTTCAAGGTCGCGGCGGACTCTAAGGAGATCCAGGATTTCTACGACAAGCAATTGACCGACCTCGGCTGGGAATCCTCCTTCTCGATGCCGGTCGCCGGGACCTCGATGTTCCTCTTCACAAAAGGCGACCAGGTGTTGACGATCACCGTCATGCCCTCCGACGCCGGAGGCGCCATCGTCATGTTGACGCTGACGTAACCGAAGCCGCTCGTGAAGACCCGCCTCATCGCGCTCGAATCGCACGACGACCTCGTTTCGGTCATGGATAAAATGTCCTGGGCCAAGACGCCGCGCGTCCTGCTCATCTGGCCGAAAGGGGAACGCATCGCGCTCCGTCCGCTCGACCTGCGGATGCTCCAACGCCGGGCGCGTTCGCTCGGCGCGGACCTCGGGCTGGTGACGCGCGACCCGCGCGTCCGACGCGAGGCCGCCGCGCTCGGGCTGCCGGTCTTCAACTCTCCCCGCTCGGCTCAATCCGACGACTGGCCGGATTCCGCTCTCCCGAAGTTCGACCGTCCCCGGACGCCTCCCGCCGAGCTGCGCGCCCTGCGCGAGGAGACGCGTCCGCCGCGCGCCCGCTGGAGCGAGACTCCCGCCGCGCGCGCGGGCTTCTTCGCGCTGGGCGTTTTCGCCGTCCTCCTCCTGGCGTCGCTGTTCCTGCCGAAGGCCGCGATCCGCCTCTCGCCCGAAACCAAAACGCAGCGGCTGACCATCTCCGTCAGCGCGGACCCCGCGTTGAAATCCGTCTTCATCACCGGCGGAATCCCCGCGCGCGAGGCGACGCGCGAAACGTCGGGGAGTTTCGAGATCGCCTCGACCGGCGAGACCGCCGTCCCTGAGACCGAAGCGAAGGGCGTCGCCCGCTTCCGCAATTTGACCACGTCCGGGATCCGCATCCCGCTCGGGACGGTCGTCTCCACTCTCGGCGCGGCGCCCGTCCGATTCAGGACCACGCAGGAGGCCTCCATCGCCGCGGGCGCGGGGCGGACGGTGGACGTCCCCATGGAGGCCATCGGCGCGGGCGCGCGCGGCAACCTCGAGACGGACATGGCGCAGTTCGTGGAAGGCCCGCTGGGACTCTCGCTCGCGGTGACCAATCCCGCGCCCACCACGGGCGGGACGGAGCGCGTGACGGCCGCGCCCAGCGCGCAGGACCGGGCGCGCCTGCGTTCCATGCTGATGGAGAATTTGCGGACGCAGGCGAAACTGGAAATGCTGGCCGCGCTGCCGCGCGAGAGTTTGATCTTTCCCGATACGATCCGCGAACTGGCCGTGTTGGACGAGACTTACTCGCCGCCCGCGGGCGGGACCGGCGCGAGGCTCGCGCTGACGATGCGCGTGAGATTCTCGGCGCGTTACGCCTCGGGCGACGACCTGTCCGCGCTGGCGGCGCTCGCGCTGAACGCCGCGCTCGAAAGCGGATTCTCGCCCGCCTCCGCCCAGCCAAAGTTGACCTTGTTCGTCAACCCCTCCACCGACGCCGACGGCCGGACGCATTTCTCCCTGCAAATGGAACGGCCGATCGTCCGCGCCATTGACCCGCGCCGCGTCCCGTACCTCGTGCAGGGACTCCGCGTGGAATCGGCGCTCGCCCGCCTGTCGGAGTCGTTTGCGCTTGCCGCGCCGCCGCAGATCGAACTATCCCCGCGCTGGTGGCCGTGGCTGCCTCTTGTTCCCTTCCGCGTGGATGTGGCGATTCAATGAGTGAAATCTTTTTTAAACACAAAGGACATGAAGTACGCAAAGGGAAAAGCGATTCCATTATTGCAGCGGTTTTCTTAGTGACCTTCGCGTCCTTTGCGTTTAAATCTTTTCGAGAGACGCATTTATGAGAATCCTCGCAGTGGACCACGGCGAAAAGCGCATCGGACTCGCCCTCAGCGACCCGACCGCGACCATCGCCTCCCCGTTGACGGTCATCGCGCATGTCTCGCGCGCTGTAGACGCGGCGCAGGTGGCCGCGCTCGCAGTTGAACACCAAGCGGGACTCATCCTCGTCGGTCAATCTTTCGATGAAGACGGCAACCCCAACGCGGCGGGACGATCCGCGGCGCGCTTCGCCGAAGCCCTGCGCGCACAAACCGACATCCCCGTCCAAATGTGGGACGAGTCCCTCAGCACGCACGACGCCCGCGCCAGCCGTCTCGCGCTCGGCGTCTCGCGCAAAAAACGCGCCGGTCATCACGATGCGATTGCCGCAACCGTGATATTGCAATCGTACCTGGAAGAAGCAAGCAGGTAAACGCCATTCATCATTCGTAATTTCCCCCATGCGCCGCCTCATCCCCATTCTCCTCGTCCTCATCATCCTCTGCGCCATCATTTCCGTCTTCGTCCTCATCCCGATTCAGGTCGAGCGAAACTACGGCCCGCCCTCGCCGCGACTCTCCCTCGGTCAACGCTACCAATTTGCCCTGCGCCTCTTCTGGCACGGCGGCCTGCTCATCGCGCCGTCCAATTCGTCCGATCGGTTTTTCACCGTCGACGCGGGCGAATCTCCCATCGTGATCGCCCAGCGCCTCCAGTCTGCAGGCATCATTCGCGACTCTCGCGCCTTCCTCGACTACCTCGTCTACACGGGACTTGACACCTCGCTCCAGGCGGGCGACTACCACTTCGGCGCCAACCTCTCCATCATTGACGTCGCCCGCGCCATGCAGGACATCACCCCGCTCGACGTGACCTTCATTGTCCTCCCCGGCTGGCGGATGGAGGAGATCGCCGCTTCGCTCCCGACCTCGGGGCTGGACGCGGCTCCCGAAGCCTTTCTCTCCGCCGCGCGGTCCCCCCTCTCCTTCCCCTTCCTCGACGGCGCTTCCACGGGCGAGGGATTCCTCTTCCCCGACGCCTACATCCTCCCCCGCGCCACCGACGCGGACGCGCTGGTCGCGGCCCTCGTCCGCAACTTCGCCAACCACCTGACTCCCGACCTCGAGACGGGATTTTCGAATCAGGGATTAACCGTCCATCAAGCCGTCATCCTCGCCTCCATCATCGAACGCGAATCCGTCGTCCATGACGAGATGCCGCTCATCGCCTCCGTCTTTCTCAACCGCCTGCGTTCGGGCTGGAAACTGGACAGCGACCCCACCGTCCAATACGCCCTCGGAACGGAGGGGAACTGGTGGCCGAATCCCCTCTCTGCCTTCGACCTGCAATTCGACTCGCCCTACAACACCTATCTCTACGCCGGTCTGCCTCCCGCGCCCATCTGCAATCCCAGCATGGACGCCCTGCGCGCCGTCGCGCAGCCGGCCGTCTCCGACTACTACTTCTTCCGCGCCAAATGCGACGGCTCGGGCCTGCACAATTTCTCGGTGACGCTGGAAGGACATATTCAGAATGAGTGTCCGTGAGAGAGTTGGGCGGAGAGGCTGAGGTTTGTCCCCCAAGTATTAATGTGGCGTTAATCCTCCTTGACAAACGGGGGGGGGGGTAGTATAAGCAACATAAACGAATTGGCTGGCAGGGGTTCTGCCAGGGACTGCTTTGGGCGCGGAAGGAGTTTCGGGATGAAGAAGATCGTTTACTCCATCGTCTTAATTGCCCTGGTTTTTCAAACGGGATTTCTCTCGAATATGCGCGCTTCGGCGCAAGGGGTAGAAACGGAGACGCCGACCCCAACGCTCGAACCGACCAAACCGCCCGAACCCACCGCGACGGAAACAGCCACTCCGACTCCAACCGAAACGTCAGGACCCACCGAGACGGAAACAGCCACCCCGACTCCAACCGAAACGCCCGGCCCCACAGAGACGCCGTCGCCTGTTGACACTGTCCCGCCTGTCGAAGAAATTACGTTGACGCTATCCTCCAGCCCGAACGTCATCCGCCGCGGGGCGGAATTGACCGTGGAATGGGAGATACAGGGATTGAAGGAAGTTGCCAGGGGAACGATCTTGCGATTCCATTTGCCTGCGAAAGTTACGCCGGTTGACGTAAAGATCGGAAAATGGGATGAGAAAGCGAGAACGCTGGAGGTGGAGATCGCCGAACTGAAGGGGAGCCTGGGATTCAACGTGGGGAAAAAAGCGGCATCGCCATTGACGATCACGGCAGAGCTGCTACAGGAAGAAAAAGCGCTTGCCAAAGCGGAGATCGGCCTGCTGGACCCGGACGAAACGCTGGTGACGAGCAAGGGGGGGAAAGCGGAGGGAATGCAGGGAAAGATTCTGGTCAGTTTCCCGGTTGGAGCATTGGGGGAAAATGTCAGGGTGAGAATCGGCGATCCGTCAAAGCGCTCGCTGCCGGTGGAATCGTTGAGCGGTTCGCCGTTTGAGATCACGGCCACCTCAGAAAAAACGCTGACCGAGGTTTCAAAATTTTCACAGCCGGTGGAAATCCAGGTGAAATACGACGAGACAGAATTGAGCGGAGACGAGGAAGACCTGCGCCTGTTCTGGTACGACCCCGCCGACATGCAATGGAAATTACCGCTCAGTCAATATGTGGACACGGAAAACAACGTCCTTTATGCAACCACCGATCATTTTACGGTTTTCGATACTTACAACTCCGGTTGGCAGAGCGCGGAAACGCCGACGTTGGAACTCTTCCAACATGCTGGATATACCGGCGCGGCGAGTTTTTCGATGCCGATCAAGGTCCCGCCGGGGCCGGGAGGGTTCCAGCCAAGTCTTTCACTTTCATATAATAGCCAGATTGTAGACACAGCCACAACCGATACGCAAGCCTCCTGGGTGGGGATGGGCTGGTCGTTGGACGCGGCGGCATATATTGAGCGAAACGGGTTTGGGACGAAAATCACCGATGACGATACGTATAGCCTGACCCTGCAAGGCATGGGTGGGACACTCTGGCTGGGAGCGGACGGGCGATATCACCTTGAAAATGAGAATTTTGCAAAGATCACTTATAACGCCGCGACAGACGCGTGGAAGGTTTCAGACAAGCAGGGCAACCAATATTACTTCGAGGAAAGCGTGGGTTATACCATGTATACGGAATGCCCGGATGGTTCCTACACCGTGGATGAAGCCCTTACCTGGCGTTGGATGTTAACGCGTTCCGTAAATATTTACGGCAAGGAAATCACGTATACTTATTTTAAGGAGGGTTCCTCGCACACTACCACCAATAAACAAGGCTGTACGGTGGTGCATCACCTTTTCAATTATGTGTATCCAAAAACAATCTCGTACGCCAACGGGCGATATCGCGTGCAATTTGTGCGAACAGAACGTTACGATTACAAACCTCAATGGCTGTTGTTGTATGCCTCCGGCGTGTACAAGACTTTCCAGAAATCGTTGTTGAGCGCCATCCGTGTGGAGCAAGACGAAGACGGCGACGGGACGTACGAGACGTTGATCCGTAAATATGCATTTACCTATTGCGCCGATTCTTCATGCAGTATTTTCCCTGCCTACGTGTGGCCTTCCCTCCAAAATTATCGAACTCCCACCCTGACGGCTGTGCGCGAATACGGCCTGGGTGGGACGAATAGCCTGCCGCCTTATTCCTTTACCTATGGCGACGGGATGCATTTAACCCAAGCCACAAATGGCTACGGCGGCACGGTGAAATTCACTTACGAGACGTGGTATCAGAATATTCCCTACCAAACGCTGGCAAACGGCCTGTTGGAGAGGAACTTGCCGAACTGGGGGAACCCGTTAAAGTGCACATTCCGGGATTCGCAATGTGACTGGGCGGGGATTAAGAATGAGGGTTTAGTAGGAGGCGGGGATAACTTCCTTCGAGTGAGCGGCAAGGCGGAAAAGCTGATTGATTCCTACCAGCCGGGGCGTTGGTATCGCATTGTGGCGGGGGTAAAGAGACCTGACGGTTTTGGGAACGGCAAGGTTCAATTCGGATACCAATTCAAGGTCTACAATGTGCAAAAACCGGCTGTTTATGAATCCGCGCTGGTCACGAGCGCGGGTTTGCGAACCCTGGAAAGCGAGCCATTCTTCCTGCCACTTAACGCCACTTCATTCAAAGTTCTGATCAATTCGCTCAATACGAACGAATCGGCGAGCTATAACGATATTTATTGGTATTATCTCGCGCCATTGCCTACCTACGCGCGTGTGACTTCGCGCATTCTTTCAACAGGCGGGGACTCATACACGTTTAATTACGCCTACCAGAACCCAAAGATGAACACAACCGCCAATTCCGCGGCGGCAGGCACAGCCCATCCCTACACAGCGGCTTATTCCGAATTTCGCGGACATGCGGTAGTGACCGAGACCGATCCGTATGGGAAACAGGTCGCCACACAATACGGACAGACCGATTGCGACAGCGGCAAGGCGCTCGGCGTCACCACGAGAAATGCCAGCGGGGTGATCATGCAGTCTTCCAGCACGAGCTATGCCTGCACGGATTATCCTACTACCCAGGTATTGCTCGATAAAGAGTGGCCTTTTTGGGGCACGGCTTTTACCGGGATCGGATACAAATGGGCGCGCGCGACCGAAGAGATGAATGCAGTATACGATTCCAGCGGTATCGAAGCGGCCCACACAACCGCCAGTTACACATACAACGACACCTACGGCAACCTGATCGAGAAAACCGTCTCTGGGACGGACATCGAAACCATCACAACGACTACGGATTATTCCCCCAACACCAGCGGCGGCAAATGGCTGGTGGGACTGCCCGCGCGCGTAACGGTGACCGATTCGGGCGGAGCGGTTCTCTCGCGCTCGCTCAACCTGTATGACGGCGCGGATACGTACACTACGAAGCCTACCCAGGGCATTCTGACCGCGACGCGCCAATTGATCAGCGGAGCGGATTACAGCCAGACCTCTTATGGATACGACGCCTGGGGGAACGTGACCGAACAAACCGTCTGGACGGGATACGGAACCGCCTCCTCCGCCCCGACAGCGGGCGCGCAGACCTCGTACACTTGTTACGGCTCGGGCGGTTCGCTCGGAGGAACGGCCTGCGCCAATGATGGTTATCACACCTACGCGCTGTGGACGAAGAACGCCAAGGGACACAAATCCACCGTGATGTACGATTACGCGCTCGGACTGCCGCTCACCGAAACCGACCCGAACAACGCGGTGACGACCGCCACGTATGATTCGTTTGGAAGATTCACCAGCCTGGCCAAGCCCGGCGATCCCATGCCCTCGCTGAATGTCTCGTACCAGAACTCCCCGTTCAAGGTGACGTTGACCCAGGCCATTGATACCGGCCTCACCTTCACCGTTGTCCGCAACTACGACGGGATGGGACGCCAGACCTCCACCGTGACCAACGGCGTGACCACGGTTTCCACGTTCGACGCGTATGGCAAGCCGATCACCCAATCCATGCCG harbors:
- a CDS encoding alanyl-tRNA synthetase, producing the protein MTPKLSGNQIRQTFIDFFVERGHTAVPSMSLVPGGDSTLLFTNSGMVQFKDVFLGTDKKPYTRAVDSQKCMRVAGKHNDLEDVGRDDTHHTFFEMLGNWSFGDYYKKEAIAWSWQLLTEVWKLPKDRIYATCFKDDQGDIPQDDEAADAWRNQPGFDPDHVLFFGRKDNFWQMAETGPCGPCSEIHLDRGEEFDNLRGKPHRCGVNGECTRFLELWNNVFIQYNRFEDGRLEPLPAKHVDTGMGFERIVAVLQGVDSNYKTDIFAGVLEVLRGLTGHSEAQMLADFTPYRVIADHVRSAAFLIADGVVPGNAGRNYVTRMLIRRAARFGTKIGLHEPFLARAAEAVIAQYGDFYSELQKSRASILDYLTREEVRFARTLETGTAHLESLLLKLSAQQTAVQWAIEAGDPSEKHADRLKSARVLDGHDAFELYATYGLPFEISRDIAREHDLDVDEKGFVEAREEHSKASGGGKAMGKLGGEDSEYFAGILKDLQAKGKLGKDGVEYDPYNSLRVEGEVLALVVDGVSKETAELDDQVEVILPKTGFYIEAGGQVNDTGFIRRLSSPSGGDGWEIEVSAMRRPAAGVITHVGTVISGRPKVGDKAAAEVDAARRHDIMRNHTATHLLHKALQETLGDQAKQAGSLVAPTHLRFDFNHPVAMTPEQVERVERMVNEAVAADLLVQKETKSLDEAKKEGAMALFGEKYGETVRTISIMEDDHDKYSYELCGGTHLERTSDVGAFVIVSEGSVAANVRRIEAVTGRGAYRLMAQRNKALNQAASALKVAVDEVPAKVEDLQDEVSELKKELAELRARQALAAFDLQLSNVQTVKDVHVLAVDIPDSNAEALRMLADKFREKYPVGGAVVLSTGNILAGGSTVIAVVTEDLVKRGIKAGDLIASLGGKGGGRPNMAQGSLPREQIREAFSKLAKALSEKLK
- a CDS encoding oligo-1,6-glucosidase → MTPWYHKTTIYQIYPRSFFDSNGDGVGDLRGVIQKLDYVKELGFESVWLSPFFTSPQRDFGYDISDYRNVAPEYGTLDDALELIEEVHKRGMRIVFDMVMNHTSDEHPWFRESRASRDNPKADWYIWRDKPTNWNSLPGGSGWYYAPERGQYYWASFLSFQPDLNYRNPEVKRIMLDTVRFWLAKGVDGFRLDVFNAIYKDEAFRDNPFSPRFIPTENDPSGFFQQAKYNLNLPESFEFAREFRAVCDEFGERLSLGEVSGSRATIRKYLGGTRNDGLTLVFDFAMLNFRFDADYFRRLLLDLEAAYPDPFMPVYVFSNHDRRRSMTRLGGDVRKAKLLAIFQLTARGVPCMYYGEEIGMTDLTMPFASALDPVPHKYKYIPRFVFDLLGLTINRDEARTPMQWDATREAGFSSAKKTWLPVHPNHREVNAAAQIGDEASQWNAVRGLLKLRSRETALHAGSLNLIESLPSNVLGYARVSGDERVHILLNFDRAPVQFPCADGDCLFKLNENDRAAGGICTLEPFGGIILKNPIP
- a CDS encoding Holliday junction resolvase RuvX; the encoded protein is MRILAVDHGEKRIGLALSDPTATIASPLTVIAHVSRAVDAAQVAALAVEHQAGLILVGQSFDEDGNPNAAGRSAARFAEALRAQTDIPVQMWDESLSTHDARASRLALGVSRKKRAGHHDAIAATVILQSYLEEASR
- a CDS encoding endolytic transglycosylase MltG — its product is MRRLIPILLVLIILCAIISVFVLIPIQVERNYGPPSPRLSLGQRYQFALRLFWHGGLLIAPSNSSDRFFTVDAGESPIVIAQRLQSAGIIRDSRAFLDYLVYTGLDTSLQAGDYHFGANLSIIDVARAMQDITPLDVTFIVLPGWRMEEIAASLPTSGLDAAPEAFLSAARSPLSFPFLDGASTGEGFLFPDAYILPRATDADALVAALVRNFANHLTPDLETGFSNQGLTVHQAVILASIIERESVVHDEMPLIASVFLNRLRSGWKLDSDPTVQYALGTEGNWWPNPLSAFDLQFDSPYNTYLYAGLPPAPICNPSMDALRAVAQPAVSDYYFFRAKCDGSGLHNFSVTLEGHIQNECP